Proteins encoded together in one Musa acuminata AAA Group cultivar baxijiao chromosome BXJ3-6, Cavendish_Baxijiao_AAA, whole genome shotgun sequence window:
- the LOC103989174 gene encoding phosphoenolpyruvate carboxylase 2, giving the protein MSRLEKMASIDAHMRLLAPGKVSEDDKLIEYDALLLDRFLDILQDLHGEEIRETVQELYELSAEYEGNHEPEKLEELGNVLTSLDPGDTIVVSKSFSHMLNLANLAEEVQIAYRRRIKLKKGDFADENSAITESDIEETLKRLVTQLKKSKEEVFDALKNQTIDLVFTAHPTQSVRRSLLQKHGRIRNCLTQLYAKDITPDDKQELDESLQREIQAAFRTDEIRRTPPTPQDEMRAGMSYFHETIWKGVPKFLRRVDTALKNIGINERVPYNAPLIQFSSWMGGDRDGNPRVTPEVTRDVCLLARMMAANLYYSQIEDLMFELSMWRCNAELRIRADVLDRSSKKDAKHYIEFWKQVPPNEPYRVILSDVRDKLYNTRERSRHLLSNGYSDIPEEATFTNIEQFLEPLELCYRSLCDSGDRPIADGSLLDFLRQVSTFGLSLVRLDIRQESDRHTDVVDAITKHLGIGSYRDWPEKQRQEWLLSELNGKRPLFGPDLPKTDEVADVLDTFHVIAELPSDNFGAYIISMATAPSDVLAVELLQRECHVKEPLRVVPLFEKLADLEAAPAALSRLFSIEWYRNRINGKQEVMIGYSDSGKDAGRFSAAWQLYKAQEELIKVAKDYGVKLTMFHGRGGTVGRGGGPTHLAILSQPPDTIHGSLRVTVQGEVIEQSFGEEHLCFRTLQRFTAATLEHGMHPPISPKPEWRALMDEMAVVATKEYRSIVFQEPRFVEYFRLATPELEYGRMNIGSRPSKRKPSGGIESLRAIPWIFAWTQTRFHLPVWLGFGAAFKHVIQKDIKNLHTLQEMYNEWPFFRVTIDLVEMVFAKGDPGIAALYDKLLVSQDLWKFGEQLRANYEETKHLLLQVAGHKDLLEGDPYLKQRLRLRDAYITTLNACQAYTLKRIRDPSYHVNVRPHLSKEIVESSKPAAELVKLNPSSEYAPGLEDTLILTMKGIAAGLQNTG; this is encoded by the exons ATGTCTCGCTTGGAAAAGATGGCATCCATTGATGCCCACATGAGGCTTCTTGCCCCCGGGAAGGTATCCGAGGACGACAAGCTGATCGAGTATGATGCCCTCCTCTTGGATCGGTTCCTCGACATCCTTCAGGATCTCCACGGCGAGGAGATCAGAGAAACG GTTCAAGAATTATATGAGCTATCTGCTGAATATGAAGGCAATCATGAACCTGAGAAGCTAGAGGAACTGGGGAATGTTCTGACTAGTTTGGATCCAGGTGACACAATCGTGGTCTCCAAGTCATTCTCACACATGCTTAACTTGGCCAACTTGGCTGAGGAGGTGCAGATTGCCTATCGAAGACGGATCAAGCTAAAAAAAGGAGATTTTGCTGATGAAAATTCTGCAATTACTGAATCGGACATAGAAGAAACACTTAAGCGTCTTGTTACACAGCTGAAGAAGTCCAAAGAAGAAGTTTTTGATGCTCTGAAGAACCAGACAATTGATCTTGTTTTCACTGCACATCCAACTCAGTCAGTCAGAAGATCCTTGCTTCAGAAGCATGGAAG GATAAGGAATTGTTTGACTCAGTTGTATGCCAAAGATATTACTCCTGACGACAAGCAGGAGCTTGATGAGTCGCTTCAGAGAGAG ATTCAAGCTGCCTTCAGAACTGATGAAATCCGAAGAACTCCTCCAACTCCTCAAGATGAAATGCGGGCTGGGATGAGCTATTTCCATGAAACTATATGGAAGGGTGTCCCTAAATTCTTACGTCGTGTTGATACAGCACTGAAGAACATTGGGATAAATGAACGTGTGCCTTATAATGCCCCTCTTATTCAGTTTTCTTCTTGGATGGGTGGGGATCGTGACG GCAATCCTAGAGTTACTCCAGAAGTAACTAGAGATGTATGTTTGTTGGCTAGAATGATGGCTGCAAACTTGTACTACTCACAGATCGAGGATCTGATGTTCGAG CTGTCTATGTGGCGCTGCAATGCTGAACTCCGGATACGAGCAGATGTACTAGACCGTTCCTCCAAAAAAGATGCAAAACACTATATAG AGTTCTGGAAGCAAGTACCTCCAAATGAGCCATATCGTGTTATTCTCAGTGATGTGAGAGATAAATTATACAACACACGTGAGCGCTCACGCCATttactttcaaatggatattcTGACATCCCTGAAGAAGCAACTTTCACGAATATTGAACAG TTTTTGGAGCCTCTTGAACTCTGCTACCGATCACTCTGTGACTCTGGTGATAGACCGATTGCTGATGGAAGCCTTCTTGACTTTTTGCGCCAAGTGTCAACCTTTGGCCTGTCGCTTGTCAGACTTGATATTAGGCAAGAATCTGACAGGCATACTGATGTCGTTGATGCTATTACCAAACATCTGGGAATTGGATCCTACCGTGACTGGCCTGAGAAGCAACGCCAGGAATGGCTGTTGTCTGAACTTAATGGAAAACGCCCTTTGTTTGGTCCTGACCTACCCAAGACAGATGAAGTTGCTGATGTTTTGGATACTTTCCATGTCATAGCAGAACTTCCTTCTGACAACTTTGGGGCTTACATCATATCAATGGCTACTGCTCCTTCAGATGTTTTGGCTGTTGAGTTGTTGCAGCGTGAGTGCCATGTGAAAGAGCCATTGAGAGTAGTCCCTTTGTTTGAAAAACTTGCAGATCTGGAGGCTGCCCCTGCAGCTTTATCCCGACTTTTCTCGATAGAATGGTACAGGAACAGGATTAATGGGAAGCAGGAAGTCATGATTGGATATTCGGATTCAGGGAAGGATGCTGGCCGATTTTCTGCAGCTTGGCAGTTATATAAAGCTCAAGAGGAGCTCATAAAGGTTGCGAAGGATTATGGAGTGAAATTGACGATGTTTCATGGGCGAGGGGGAACTGTCGGAAGAGGTGGTGGTCCTACTCATCTTGCTATACTATCTCAGCCACCAGACACGATCCATGGATCTCTTCGAGTTACAGTTCAAGGAGAAGTCATTGAGCAATCTTTTGGCGAAGAGCATTTGTGCTTCCGGACACTCCAACGTTTCACAGCTGCTACTCTTGAACATGGAATGCACCCCCCTATTTCCCCAAAGCCAGAATGGCGTGCATTGATGGATGAAATGGCTGTTGTGGCTACCAAGGAATATCGATCCATTGTCTTCCAGGAACCACGTTTTGTCGAATATTTCCGCCTG GCTACACCCGAGCTGGAGTATGGTAGGATGAACATTGGTAGCAGGCCATCAAAACGAAAGCCCAGTGGGGGCATCGAATCATTACGTGCAATTCCCTGGATTTTTGCGTGGACACAAACACGGTTTCACCTACCAGTGTGGCTTGGTTTTGGTGCAGCATTTAAGCATGttatacagaaagatatcaagaatcTTCATACTCTTCAAGAGATGTACAATGAGTGGCCCTTTTTTAGGGTCACAATTGATCTGGTTGAGATGGTCTTTGCTAAGGGAGATCCTGGCATAGCTGCTTTATATGACAAACTGTTGGTTTCCCAAGATTTGTGGAAATTTGGGGAGCAACTCAGAGCCAACTATGAAGAGAcaaagcatcttcttcttcag GTTGCTGGTCACAAAGATCTCTTAGAAGGGGATCCATATCTGAAGCAGAGACTACGCCTGCGTGATGCTTACATTACAACTCTGAATGCCTGCCAAGCTTACACTTTGAAGAGGATCAGGGACCCTTCCTACCATGTTAATGTCAGACCTCATCTCTCCAAGGAGATAGTGGAATCCAGCAAGCCAGCTGCAGAACTAGTGAAGCTCAATCCGAGCAGCGAGTACGCCCCTGGATTGGAGGACACCCTCATTTTGACCATGAAGGGCATTGCCGCTGGACTGCAGAACACCGGTTAA
- the LOC135640281 gene encoding 14-3-3-like protein C: MASQKERENFVYIAKLAEQAERYDEMVDAMKKVAKLDVELTVEERNLLSVGYKNVVGARRASWRILSSIEQKEEAKGNDHHVKSIKEYCQKVESELSNICTDIIALIDEHLIRSSSAGESSVFYYKMKADYYRYLAEFKFGDEKKEAAEHSLKAYQAATSTAEADLPPTHPIRLGLALNFSVFYYEIMNSPERACHLAKQSFDEAISELDTLSEESYKDSTLIMQLLRDNLTLWTSDIPDDGDDAIKESNGKPGAVEDAE, translated from the exons ATGGCGTCGCAGAAGGAGCGCGAGAACTTCGTGTACATCGCCAAGCTCGCGGAGCAAGCCGAGCGCTACGACG AGATGGTGGATGCGATGAAGAAGGTCGCGAAGCTTGACGTGGAACTCACCGTGGAGGAGCGGAACCTGCTCTCGGTGGGCTACAAGAACGTGGTCGGCGCTAGGAGGGCTTCGTGGAGGATCCTGTCTTCGATCGAGCAGAAGGAGGAGGCGAAGGGGAACGATCACCATGTCAAGAGCATCAAGGAGTACTGCCAGAAGGTGGAGTCGGAGCTCTCGAACATCTGCACCGATATTATTGCCCTGATCGACGAGCATCTCATCCGCTCTTCATCGGCCGGGGAATCCTCTGTCTTCTACTACAAGAT GAAGGCCGATTACTATCGTTACCTGGCTGAGTTCAAGTTTGGCGATGAGAAAAAAGAAGCTGCAGAGCATTCTCTTAAAGCTTATCAG GCAGCTACGAGTACAGCTGAGGCTGATCTGCCTCCTACTCATCCAATTCGATTGGGATTAGCATTGAATTTCTCTGTATTTTATTATGAGATCATGAATTCACCTGAACG GGCTTGCCACCTTGCAAAACAATCTTTTGatgaagctatttctgagcttgacACACTGAGTGAAGAATCATATAAGGACAGTACTTTGATCATGCAACTGTTGAGGGATAACCTTACCCTATGGACTTCTGACATCCCAGATGATGGAG ATGATGCTATCAAGGAGAGTAATGGGAAGCCTGGTGCAGTTGAAGATGCAGAG TGA
- the LOC135639852 gene encoding ubiquitin-conjugating enzyme E2 36-like has protein sequence MANRNLPGRIIKETQRLLSEPEPGISALPSEDNMRSFSVKILGPNQSPYEGGVFKLELFLPEEYPMIAPKVRFLTKIYHPNIDKLGRICLDILKDKWTPALQIRTVLLSIQALLSAPNPDDPLSENIAKHWKANEAEALETAKEWTHVYASGA, from the exons ATGGCGAACAGAAATCTTCCCGGACGGATCATCAAG GAAACCCAGCGGCTCCTTAGCGAACCAG AACCTGGCATAAGTGCATTGCCGTCCGAGGACAACATGCGCAGCTTCAGTGTGAAGATCCTCGGGCCAAATCAGTCTCCATATGAAG GAGGGGTTTTCAAGCTTGAGTTGTTTTTGCCTGAAGAATATCCAATGATTGCCCCAAAG GTCCGTTTCCTCACCAAAATTTATCATCCTAACATTGACAAG CTTGGAAGAATATGCCTTGACATTCTGAAGGACAAGTGGACTCCGGCCCTCCAAATTCGAACAGTACTACTCAG TATTCAAGCACTTCTTAGTGCTCCAAACCCAGATGATCCTCTTTCAGAAAATATTGCTAAGCATTGGAAGGCAAATGAAGCCGAAGCTCTAGAAACAG CAAAAGAATGGACGCATGTTTATGCTAGCGGTGCATAA
- the LOC135580881 gene encoding interactor of constitutive active ROPs 1-like: MSWSRGSDLHQQQSPRAPLHLKTSVISEANSLHRMVVDRSPKLEDGRSPRSPLHEKKRSTRVADLETKLSKAQEELKKLRDQLGSAEVAKVDAEQALEKAKKQVFSVNRNSELDKQKPLPQESEPASEPKPQPAPKSEVEDVSSPTASDVSTLAVPMEPLGQVKHEEEAEKEKDEQNMEIIMKKDDDNNIGGGVVERNELVDLPESPEEVKLKYMILEKEKEVEFLLEENMSFKRRAEEEAENLAAGARAKEEELKAKISSMEEELKESRARAAQLMEQLAAAEGAKATLEVEMKRLRVQTGQWRKAAEAATALVAAGDRAATEMGGKRVAERCRSMDGHHGGFDGWHLPLVGGESEEDGVVGGRRKSAGIWMFGDLWKKRMQQR; this comes from the exons ATGTCGTGGTCAAG AGGGTCAGATTTGCATCAGCAGCAGTCCCCGCGAGCCCCTCTTCACCTTAAGACTAGTGTTATCTCTGAAGCCAACAGCCTTCACCGGATGGTTGTCGACCGCAGCCCGAAGCTCGAGGATGGACGGTCCCCTCGAAGTCCCCTCCATGAG AAGAAGCGAAGCACCAGGGTGGCAGATTTGGAGACCAAGTTGAGCAAAGCTCAGGAAGAGCTCAAGAAGCTCAGAGACCAGTTGGGCTCTGCTGAAGTTGCCAAGGTTGATGCCGAACAAGCTCTCGAGAAGGCAAAGAAACAGGTTTTTTCTGTGAACCGGAACTCTGAATTAGACAAACAGAAACCTCTTCCTCAGGAGTCGGAACCGGCATCAGAGCCTAAGCCACAACCAGCTCCCAAGTCTGAAGTGGAGGATGTCAGCTCTCCTACCGCTTCTGATGTTTCCACACTAGCAGTGCCAATGGAACCACTTGGTCAGGTTAAACACGAGGAGGAGGCAGAGAAGGAGAAGGACGAACAGAATATGGAGATAATCATGAAGAAGGATGATGATAACAACATTGGGGGAGGAGTGGTGGAGAGAAATGAATTAGTAGATCTTCCTGAGAGCCCAGAAGAGGTCAAGCTCAAGTATATGATACTGGAGAAAGAGAAGGAAGTGGAGTTTCTGCTGGAAGAGAACATGAGTTTTAAGAGAAGAGCAGAGGAAGAAGCCGAGAACCTTGCCGCGGGTGCACGAGCCAAGGAAGAGGAGCTGAAGGCAAAGATaagctcaatggaggaggaactgAAGGAGAGCAGGGCAAGAGCAGCACAACTGATGGAGCAATTGGCTGCAGCCGAGGGAGCAAAAGCGACGCTCGAAGTGGAGATGAAGAGGCTAAGGGTGCAAACTGGGCAGTGGCGCAAGGCAGCAGAGGCAGCAACCGCGCTGGTGGCTGCTGGAGACAGAGCTGCCACGGAGATGGGAGGGAAGAGAGTCGCGGAACGGTGTCGGTCGATGGACGGTCATCACGGCGGATTTGACGGATGGCATTTGCCGCTGGTGGGAGGCGAATCGGAGGAGGATGGGGTGGTCGGAGGGAGGAGGAAATCCGCAGGAATTTGGATGTTTGGAGACCTGTGGAAGAAGAGAATGCAGCAGAGGTGA